A window of the Verrucomicrobiia bacterium genome harbors these coding sequences:
- a CDS encoding SGNH/GDSL hydrolase family protein, translating into MKFAQTFFALIALALTHSLSAAEPVTISVQSPAMVFSPGNWTGDTGRGGNVYRQTWNAGAYFRVTWETSADKPTAKLLLDTSTYPPNFKLPQIAYNIDGVWKSKITCTNEIMIEGLTGKGRHELTVYLQQSQQLERWGSEGKSPLNVLRVTGLQLDPGSKPIAAAPAKKWAWIIGDSITEGIGATELSVYSHLLGLALQTRDFEYCVSACGWSGWIHRGDTPPGDVPAFYNITNSVNGTGGVHDDASSRWNKIDGNNHSLLDAKGRISGYGEKNQEPALITINYGTNEAIHKSNPSDTKASMVQSLAVLRKSAPSAKIVIIIPFGQYYAAELKDAVALHRKKHPRDKSVYIIDLGPGAAKGLAEKNSVMGGLHPNDRGHAMFASQIIPRVLEILGSR; encoded by the coding sequence ATGAAATTCGCCCAAACTTTCTTTGCACTAATTGCGCTGGCTCTGACTCACTCGCTTTCCGCCGCCGAGCCCGTCACCATTTCCGTGCAATCCCCCGCCATGGTCTTCTCCCCCGGAAACTGGACTGGCGATACCGGACGTGGCGGTAACGTGTATCGTCAGACTTGGAATGCCGGCGCTTATTTCCGCGTGACCTGGGAAACCTCCGCAGACAAACCCACCGCCAAACTCTTGCTAGATACCTCCACGTATCCACCCAACTTCAAGCTCCCGCAGATCGCCTACAACATTGACGGTGTCTGGAAATCCAAGATCACCTGCACGAACGAAATCATGATTGAAGGCCTCACCGGCAAAGGCCGCCATGAACTCACCGTATATCTCCAGCAATCGCAACAACTGGAACGCTGGGGCAGCGAAGGCAAAAGCCCGCTCAATGTCCTGCGCGTGACCGGCCTTCAACTCGATCCCGGGAGCAAACCCATCGCCGCGGCACCTGCCAAGAAATGGGCGTGGATCATCGGCGATAGTATCACCGAAGGCATCGGTGCCACCGAACTCTCCGTCTATTCCCATCTGCTCGGTCTCGCCTTGCAAACGCGCGACTTCGAGTATTGCGTCAGCGCCTGCGGTTGGAGCGGTTGGATCCATCGTGGCGATACACCGCCCGGCGATGTCCCCGCCTTCTACAACATCACCAATTCCGTGAACGGCACTGGCGGCGTGCACGACGATGCCTCCAGCCGCTGGAACAAGATTGATGGCAACAATCACTCCTTGCTCGATGCGAAAGGCCGCATCAGCGGCTACGGAGAAAAGAATCAAGAACCCGCGCTCATCACCATCAATTACGGAACGAACGAAGCGATCCACAAATCCAATCCTAGCGACACCAAAGCCAGCATGGTCCAGAGCCTCGCCGTCCTGCGTAAAAGCGCTCCCTCGGCCAAGATCGTCATCATCATCCCCTTTGGCCAATACTACGCCGCCGAACTCAAAGACGCCGTCGCCCTCCATCGCAAAAAACATCCGCGCGACAAATCCGTCTACATCATCGACCTCGGCCCCGGAGCTGCCAAAGGATTGGCGGAGAAAAACAGCGTCATGGGCGGCCTCCACCCCAACGACCGCGGCCACGCCATGTTCGCCTCCCAAATCATCCCCCGCGTCCTGGAAATCCTAGGCTCTCGCTAG
- a CDS encoding lasso peptide biosynthesis protein, which translates to MGEAPDKLPPPKKGRMDKMSADYKTNINSIAASNFLAPEISVTYFSVLEFVCAEQFRGACHVTAALLHVLLREKGIENTLVCGELGKGENYFDHSWVEIDGKIYDIAVALPLIEKFDGHPIFASCDISTLAQPTWTYGVSSGIADDPSMSAIKACSFVEYMDNAPYHKHGLWHFAQKLGRKLGLRLNLNAMRNKFSGTIWTEKKAPKF; encoded by the coding sequence GTGGGCGAAGCTCCAGATAAATTGCCCCCTCCCAAAAAAGGCAGAATGGACAAAATGAGCGCAGATTATAAAACCAACATCAATTCGATCGCTGCATCAAATTTTTTAGCGCCCGAAATATCCGTCACGTATTTTTCTGTTCTCGAGTTTGTGTGCGCTGAACAATTCCGAGGTGCCTGCCATGTAACGGCCGCCTTGCTGCACGTTCTCTTGCGGGAAAAAGGCATAGAAAACACTCTGGTTTGCGGTGAATTAGGAAAAGGCGAAAATTACTTCGATCATTCATGGGTGGAAATTGATGGGAAAATATATGATATCGCCGTAGCTCTGCCTTTAATCGAAAAATTCGATGGTCACCCAATATTTGCAAGTTGTGATATTTCCACACTTGCTCAGCCGACTTGGACTTATGGCGTTTCTTCCGGAATTGCAGATGACCCGTCAATGAGTGCGATTAAAGCATGCTCATTTGTCGAATATATGGATAACGCACCGTATCATAAACACGGGCTGTGGCATTTCGCTCAAAAGCTTGGTCGCAAATTGGGTCTCAGGCTGAACCTCAATGCGATGCGCAATAAATTTTCAGGGACCATTTGGACCGAGAAAAAAGCGCCTAAATTTTAA
- a CDS encoding ankyrin repeat domain-containing protein, with protein MSDSVLHNFLVEMPDLPEFTGIPTVGVHTRGLWQNTPLHVAAVRGDVAAIAALLDAGADIQSRGELGNSPLHEAVAQGHLPAVRLLLERGASLTATCEDGCTPLRLAQIHEEHEIERMLQNHAA; from the coding sequence ATGAGTGATTCCGTGCTCCATAATTTTCTGGTAGAGATGCCGGACCTGCCCGAATTCACCGGCATTCCCACGGTTGGCGTCCATACCCGTGGGCTTTGGCAAAACACGCCGCTGCACGTTGCGGCAGTGAGGGGTGATGTTGCCGCCATTGCCGCTTTGCTTGATGCCGGAGCAGACATTCAGAGCCGGGGTGAACTTGGCAACAGTCCCTTGCATGAAGCCGTCGCACAGGGGCATCTCCCCGCGGTCAGACTTTTGTTGGAGCGCGGCGCATCACTCACCGCGACGTGTGAAGATGGTTGCACGCCGCTACGGTTAGCGCAAATTCACGAAGAGCATGAGATTGAGAGGATGTTACAGAACCACGCGGCCTAA
- a CDS encoding response regulator: MNVSTSSRTNDLAQAVSQRAGQLFFEHQQSIIKHTDLLFAKLMVCQWFFALLLVFWISPSNWSGENSSIHPHVWAALILGGIVTVLPVALAKFQPGQPLTRHVVAVGQMLMSALLIHLTGGRIETHFHIFGSLAILAFYRDWKVLASATVIVYVDHLARGIFWPQSVYGVLNAPIWRSLEHAGWVIFEVTFLVIAIQKSLTEMRLVAERQAKIEFSKDEIEQTVATRTADLTREIAERRQAEEQLRKSEAQLANAQQIARMGSWEWDIAKGHVSMSDETKRLYGHAPEIAGLSMEICMERVHPEDLERVNVTMAESLRTGKPFVCDHRVLLPDGVERVIQGRAQTVMEGGKAIKMFGTVQDITESKRAAEALQRSEEQLRQAQKMEAIGRLAGGVAHDFNNLLTVMGGYCALTLSKLEGSPLQKNISEMQKACDRAGALTNQLLTFSRKQVLQPRVLNLNEVVVGMEKMLQRLIGEDINLFITSDRSLGNVRGDRGQIEQVVMNLAVNARDAMPRGGKLTISTENVTMDQKTSSRNRTLEAGHYIMLSVCDNGMGMTNEVKAHLFEPFFTTKGVGKGTGLGLATCYGIVTQSGGDIRVYSEPGFGTAFKIYLPRTDAVADSTANGEQIPMATGMESILVVEDDESVRTLALLILRESGYNVQESDNALAALELIADSPPFDLVLTDVIMPQMSGKQLHDQIKKRMPSTKVLLMSGYTDDALAHHGVLEEGLSFIEKPFSPMQLTRKVREVLDAPKMVS; this comes from the coding sequence ATGAACGTCTCCACCTCCTCTCGAACGAACGACTTGGCGCAGGCCGTTTCGCAACGTGCCGGACAACTGTTTTTCGAGCATCAACAAAGCATCATCAAGCATACGGATCTGCTCTTCGCCAAGCTGATGGTCTGCCAATGGTTCTTTGCCCTGTTGCTGGTGTTCTGGATATCGCCATCGAACTGGTCGGGTGAAAACAGCAGCATCCATCCTCATGTATGGGCGGCACTGATTTTGGGCGGCATCGTCACGGTGTTGCCGGTGGCATTGGCAAAATTTCAACCCGGACAACCGTTGACACGTCATGTGGTAGCGGTGGGGCAGATGCTGATGTCGGCGCTGCTGATCCATCTGACGGGCGGACGCATCGAGACGCACTTCCACATCTTCGGTTCCCTGGCTATCTTGGCTTTTTATCGTGATTGGAAGGTGTTGGCATCAGCCACGGTGATCGTCTATGTGGACCATCTCGCTCGCGGCATCTTCTGGCCGCAGTCCGTTTACGGTGTGTTGAACGCGCCGATCTGGCGGTCGCTCGAACATGCAGGCTGGGTGATCTTTGAAGTGACCTTCCTCGTCATCGCCATCCAGAAAAGTCTGACGGAAATGAGACTGGTGGCTGAACGGCAGGCCAAGATTGAATTTTCCAAGGACGAGATCGAGCAAACGGTCGCGACCCGTACGGCTGATCTGACGCGTGAGATTGCGGAGCGTCGTCAAGCGGAAGAGCAATTACGCAAGAGCGAGGCGCAATTGGCCAATGCACAACAGATCGCACGTATGGGAAGCTGGGAATGGGACATCGCCAAAGGGCACGTCTCCATGTCGGATGAGACAAAGCGTCTTTACGGACATGCTCCTGAAATCGCCGGTCTATCCATGGAGATATGCATGGAGCGGGTGCATCCGGAAGATCTTGAGCGTGTGAATGTGACGATGGCGGAATCGTTGCGCACGGGAAAACCTTTTGTGTGCGATCACCGCGTACTTTTGCCGGATGGTGTGGAACGGGTGATCCAAGGTCGCGCCCAAACTGTGATGGAGGGCGGCAAAGCGATCAAAATGTTCGGCACGGTGCAGGACATCACAGAATCCAAGCGTGCGGCCGAGGCGCTACAACGCAGTGAGGAGCAATTGCGTCAGGCGCAGAAGATGGAGGCGATCGGACGTCTGGCAGGCGGTGTGGCGCATGACTTCAACAATCTGCTCACGGTGATGGGCGGCTATTGCGCGCTCACTCTGTCGAAGCTGGAAGGCAGTCCGCTTCAAAAAAATATTTCAGAAATGCAGAAGGCGTGCGACCGCGCTGGTGCGCTGACGAATCAGCTGCTCACCTTCAGCCGCAAACAAGTTTTGCAGCCGCGTGTCCTCAATCTCAATGAGGTGGTGGTGGGCATGGAGAAGATGCTTCAGCGGTTGATCGGCGAGGATATCAACCTCTTCATCACTTCTGACCGTTCCTTGGGTAATGTGAGAGGGGATCGTGGACAGATCGAGCAGGTGGTCATGAATCTGGCGGTGAACGCGCGCGATGCCATGCCGCGCGGCGGCAAGTTGACCATCAGTACGGAGAACGTGACGATGGATCAAAAGACCAGCTCCCGCAATCGCACCTTGGAAGCCGGTCACTACATCATGCTCTCTGTCTGTGATAACGGCATGGGCATGACGAATGAGGTGAAGGCGCATCTGTTCGAGCCGTTCTTCACCACGAAGGGCGTGGGCAAGGGAACGGGTCTGGGGTTGGCCACATGTTACGGCATCGTTACTCAAAGCGGTGGCGATATCCGTGTGTATAGCGAACCGGGCTTTGGCACCGCCTTCAAAATCTATCTGCCGCGCACGGATGCGGTCGCGGATTCCACAGCCAATGGCGAGCAGATACCGATGGCGACGGGCATGGAATCCATCTTGGTGGTGGAGGATGATGAATCCGTGCGCACATTGGCGCTGCTGATCTTGCGCGAGTCGGGTTACAATGTTCAGGAGTCAGACAATGCATTGGCGGCGTTGGAATTGATCGCCGATAGTCCGCCGTTCGATCTCGTGCTGACGGACGTCATCATGCCGCAGATGAGCGGCAAGCAATTGCACGATCAGATCAAGAAGCGGATGCCGAGCACGAAGGTGTTGCTCATGTCCGGTTACACGGATGATGCGCTGGCTCATCACGGAGTGCTGGAAGAGGGGCTCAGCTTCATTGAGAAGCCGTTTTCACCGATGCAATTGACGCGGAAAGTGCGGGAAGTGCTGGATGCTCCGAAAATGGTGAGTTGA